Proteins found in one Anoplolepis gracilipes chromosome 7, ASM4749672v1, whole genome shotgun sequence genomic segment:
- the LOC140667631 gene encoding uncharacterized protein: MLLEMDEKLRSDSRNMQRNERNFEEIRSLSPIEEESESTLCFKEMFQSSNFSEREEKDYKMIRSPYKGCQETLRKMDGDSSSGDERIKPDFFQLKRVKGSYCCFTEASGDNDEAETGLRDKSLKTTVEQLKRRLSQAEREIIVLKKHQSPQKCQSHEKCEILHRDLLTWRNDHEKRIASQIGRWQLAERRRIHDEMESTRKVYDYIQRYLETLEKRSVKSYLDFRRQIDVWEKRLKEDVINLHESSLMEFCDQFQAWFKMQSAINSSTVGKEKREAYKLSNNTAVDEQDESYKSNSSEMTTSCKDDTEFLHKIEHIVKFEVQQHRNDLVKQMDQKIAELWLAFENFKHNFHLDRDYRRHNYIEISNETEDSNDFTCQEAAKSYLNTDSEERCT; this comes from the exons ATGCTGTTGGAGATGGATGAAAAGTTA AGAAGCGACTCGC gAAATATGCAAAGAAACGAGAGGAATTTTGAAGAAATCCGTAGCTTGTCACCTATAGAAGAGGAATCAGAATCCACGCTGTGTTTCAAAGAGATGTTTCAATCTAGCAATTTTAGCGaacgagaagaaaaagattataaaatgataaggTCTCCTTACAAAGGATGCCAAGAGACATTGAGAAAAATGGATG GGGACAGCAGCTCCGGAGATGAGCGAATAAAGCCGGATTTTTTCCAACTTAAAAGAGTCAAAGGCAGCTATTGTTGCTTCA CGGAAGCTTCCGGCGACAATGACGAGGCGGAAACTGGTCTCCGTGACAAGTCCTTGAAGACCACCGTGGAACAGCTTAAGCGCAGATTGTCCCAGGCAGAGAGGGAGATCATCGTTCTGAAGAAGCACCAGAGTCCGCAGAAATGCCAGAGTCACGAGAAATGCGAAATTCTTCACAGAGATCTGCTGACTTGGCGGAATGACCACGAAAAGAGGATCGCTTCTCAAATAGGCAGATGGCAATTGGCGGAGAGAAGGAGAATACACGACGAGATGGAAAGCACGAGGAAAGTATACGATTATATTCAACGATACTTGGAAACCTTGGAGAAACGAAGCGTAAAGTCTTACTTGGACTTTCGAAGGCAAATCGATGTGTGGGAGAAGCGACTTAAGGAGGACGTTATTAATCTACATGAAAGTAGTTTAATGGAATTTTGCGATCAATTTCAAGCATG gtttaaaatgcaaagtgCAATCAATTCATCAACTGTTGGGAAAGAAAAACGCGAAGcgtataaattatctaataatacgGCTGTGGATGAACAAGACGAATCTTACAAATCAAACAGTTCCGAAATGACAACGTCATGTAAAGACGATACCGAGTTTCTACATAAGATAGAGCATATCGTTAAGTTCGAGGTTCAACAGCATCGTAATGATTTGGTAAAACAGATGGATCAGAAGATCGCGGAGCTCTGGTTAGcctttgaaaatttcaaacacAATTTCCATCTGGATCGCGATTATCGTCGACATAATTATATCGAGATAAGTAATGAAACGGAAGACTCGAATGATTTTACCTGCCAAGAAGCTGCGAAATCCTATTTGAATACAGATTCCGAAGAGAGATGCACGTGA